The nucleotide window GCTGGCGAGGCGCCCAAGCAACCACTGCGAACCGCGCCGGCCCGCATCCCGGATCGAGGTGGCCGAACGAGCGCTCGTTCGGGGGTGCCTCCGCATCGGCAACCAACACTCCAAGCCGAGATGTTGTGCCGATCAGCGTTTCTCCCGAACCGCCCTCCTGAGGCCGGAGTACCAAGAACACCACGAGCGCACGCTGGGAACCAGCAAGGGCGGTCGTGTCGATAGTTCCCTTGACCTCGAACGCGGACTCGCATCCAGTGAGCGCGAGGAGTAACCCGAATGCAGCGCTCAGGGCTCTCGGTATTTGGACTGGCATCACTCTGGATTCAGCTGGTTCCACGACCGCAGACAATCACATGGCCAGCGCATGGTTTCCACCCCCCTTCTCCCGGCGGGTCCCTCTACCCCCTTGCAGGCCCTGCCCCCCTCGCTCCTCGCTTCCCGGCGAGTCGGGGCATATAGTCCTATGCCCGCCCTTGACCGAACCCGCCTCTGGCCTGTGCAAAAGCACAGGAGCGCGGTTGCGCCGCATCGTAAACAGACTCGCAGACCACTCCAGACGCTCCCAACTGGCGAAAAGCCTGAGAAACCAGGATGCAGCCTGGATTTCTTCTGGCCTCTGAAGTATCCTTGAGGATACGCTGTTTTGCGATGGAGGTAAAGCCAAGAGCGCTACGACGGTATGTCAAGGATGACGGAAGAGTTCCCTTCGGGGAGTGGATGGACGCCCTACGGGACGTCAGAGTCCGAGCAATTATAGCCAAGCGTCTGACGCGGGTTGCGCTAGGCAACTTCGGCGACCACAAAGCAGTAGGGGGCGGCGTGATGGAGCTGCGATTCGATATCGGTCCGGGGTACCGCATCTATTTTGCTGAGCAGGGCTC belongs to Myxococcales bacterium and includes:
- a CDS encoding type II toxin-antitoxin system RelE/ParE family toxin, which gives rise to MEVKPRALRRYVKDDGRVPFGEWMDALRDVRVRAIIAKRLTRVALGNFGDHKAVGGGVMELRFDIGPGYRIYFAEQGSTIVLLLNGGDKSTQAQDIATARGFWAHWKEKNDGQL